One Panicum virgatum strain AP13 chromosome 9K, P.virgatum_v5, whole genome shotgun sequence genomic region harbors:
- the LOC120648780 gene encoding guanine nucleotide-binding protein subunit gamma 3-like has product MAATAAAPRPKSPPASPDPCGRHRLQLAVDALHREIGFLEGEISSIEGVHAASRCCKEVDEFVGRNPDPFITIQAEKRSNEQSQQFLKKFRAKSCLSYLSWICCCGGGGCPPFQLKTMRPSPAASCSCGGAQLRKLCASCCSCCCCCRCRVVCAGCCGGGCCAPCPRCSCDCACPRCCCSSSSACPSCGGGACCVPRCCLCL; this is encoded by the exons ATGgctgcgacggcggccgcgcccaggCCCAaatcgccgccggcctcgcccgacccctgcggccgccaccgcctgcagctcgccgtcgacgcgcTCCACCGGGAGATCGGCTTCCTCGag GGTGAAATAAGTTCCATTGAGGGGGTCCACGCTGCCTCCAGATGCTGCAAAga GGTTGATGAGTTTGTGGGAAGAAACCCCGATCCATTCATAACGAT TCAGGCAGAGAAACGAAGCAATGAGCAATCTCAGCAGTTTCTGAAGAAGTTCAG AGCCAAGAGCTGCCTGAGCTACCTGTCGTGGATCTGctgctgcggtggcggcgggtgcCCGCCGTTCCAGCTGAAGACGATgaggccgtcgccggcggcgagctgctcctgcggcggcgcgcagctgcGGAAGCTCTGCGCCTcgtgctgctcctgctgctgctgctgccggtgcCGCGTGGTGTGCGCcgggtgctgcggcggcgggtgctgCGCGCCGTGCCCGCGCTGCTCGTGCGACTGCGCCTGCCCGCGGTGCTGCTGCTCGTCGTCGAGCGCCTGccccagctgcggcggcggcgcgtgctgcGTCCCGCGCTGCTGCCTGTGCCTATGA